In Brachybacterium fresconis, the genomic stretch TCGTGCTGGGGAGCGAGGGGCGCACGACGACCCTGTCTCCGAAGCCGATAGTCACCCAGGAATCGGTGGAGTCCCCCCGCGAACGGCTCCTGGCAACCTTCTTCCGCGTCAACGGACCGCTGACCAGGACCATCTATCGCGAGTGGAACCACGCCGGCGTCCACAGCGTCGGCCGGTCGTGGGAAGACCTCGGCGACGAGCTGGTCCGCGTCCAGGTCGGGTCGGCGCGCTATGACCTCCCCGGGTCACTGCTGCCCCTGATGGACGCAGCGCCGTCGGCCCGAGGGGTCGCCCTGGTCCCCTCGAACGACCCGTACCTGCGCCAGACCGATCGTGCCCTTCTGGTGCCGGAGGCCGGCCGTAGGAAGAAGGTGTTCACAGCCCTGTCGGGGCCCGGCGCCCTGCTGGTGGATGGTGAGATCGCCGGGATCTGGAGATACCGTCGTTCGGCGGCGGAGGTGACCATCGAGCTGTTCGACCCGGTGCACGCTGCGCAGAAGACGGCGGCCGAGGCGCGGGCGGCGGCGATGGCATCGTCGACCGGCGACGACAGCCCGACCGTCATCTGGTCGTAGAGCACGACCGCCGAACGCGCAGACGACGACGCGGCCCGCCCCCAGGAGGGGACCGGCCGCGTCGTCATGGGAGACCGAGGCCATGCTCATCGCACGACCCCGGATCACCGGATCAGGCGTCCAGCGGGTCGCCGCCCGGCTGGTCGTCGGCCGCGACGGTGCCGATCGCCTTCTCGATGCGCTCACCGATGTTCTGGTCGATGTTCTTCCAGTACTGGATCGCGTTGGACAGCACCGGCTCCTCCACCGTGCTCAGACCGCCGGAGACGGTCTCGACCAGGCGCTCGCGGGAGGCATCGTCCAGGACCTCCCGGACCATGATCCCGGGCTGGACGAAGTCACCGTCCTCGGCGTGCAGGGAGTAGGCGGCGCGGACCATCTCGCCGTCGGCCTCCCAGCCGTTGTCGACCGGACCCTGCTCGTTCTGGTACTTGCGACCGTAGGAGTTCGGGGCGTACACGGGCTGGTCGCCGCTGTGGAAGAACTCCATCGCCCCCTCCTTGTCGTAGGAGTTGGTGGGAACGATCGGGCGGTTCACCGGCAGCTGGTTGAAGTTGGTGCCGATGCGGTTGCGCTGCGCATCCGGGTAGGAGAACGAGCGGCCCAGCAGCATCTTGTCCGGGGAGAGCCCGATGCCCGGCACCGTGTTAGAGGGGCTGAAGGCGGCCTGCTCGATCTGGGCGAAGTGGTTCGTCGGGTTCTCGTTCAGCGTGACCGTGCCGACCTTGATCAGCGGGTAGTCCGAGTGCGGGACCGTCTTGGTGAGGTCGAAGATGTTGAAGCGGTAGGTCTTCGCATCCTCGTACGGGATCACCTGCACCGAGAGGGTCCAGCTGGGGAAGTCGCCCTGGGCGATCGACTCGAAGAGGTCGCGGCGGTGGTAGTCGCCGTCGACGCCGGCGAGGCGGTCGGCCTCCTCGTTGCTGAGGAACTCCATGCCCTGGTCCGTGTGGAAGTGGTACTTGACCCAGAACTTCTCGCCGGACTCGTTGATCCACATGTAGGTGTGGGAGCCGTAGCCGTTCATGTGGCGCCAGGACTTCGGCAGCCCGCGGTCGCCCATCACGTAGGTGACCTGGTGCGCGCTCTCGGGCACGGAGGTCCAGAAGTCCCACTGCATGGTGTTCGAGCGCAGTCCGGAGTCCGGGAGCCGCTTCTGGGAGTGGATGAAGTCGGGGAACTTCATGGGGTCGCGCACGAAGAAGACCGGCGTGTTGTTGCCGACCAGATCGTAGTTGCCCTCCTGGGTGTAGAACTTCATCGAGAAGCCGCGCACGTCGCGCCAGGTGTCGGGCGAGCCGAGCTCACCGGCGACGGTGGAGAAGCGCTGCACCATGGGGGTCTTGCGGCCCGGCTGGAACAGATCCGCCTTGGTGTACTTCGAGACGTCCTCGGTCACCTCGAGCACGCCGAAGGCGCCCGAGCCCTTCGCGTGGGGGCTGCGCTCCGGAACGCGCTCGCGGTCGAAGCGGGCGAGCTTCTCGACCAGGTTGGCGTCATGGAGCAGCAGCGGGCCGTCGGCGCCGATGCTCAGCGAGTGGGCGTCGGACTCGCGGGGAGCACCGGACTCCGTGGTGCTCGGGATCTTCGGGTCGAAGTCGGTCATGTGCATCTCCTGTGGTCGTGCGGTTTCTGACAGGTCGTAACGAAACGTTCGGATAGGTCGGGTAGGGGTCAGATGTCCCTGACTGCCAGGCCCTGTCACCAGGGCCGGAGGCTCAGGGGGTCTCGGGGGTGCGGTGCGCGGTGGTCTCCGACGGGGCGGGCGCACCGGTCGGCACCGCCGCAGGCGTCGCAGAGGAGGCGGTCTTCGCCGCTCGGCACTCGGAGCACACGCCGCGGTAGACGACGTCGGCGATCTCGATCTCGAAGCCGTGGTCGTCGTGCGGGATCAGGCAGGGGGCCTCGCCGATCGCACAGGGAACGTCCTCCAGGCGGCCGCATTCGCGGCACACCAGGTGATGGTGGTTGTCGTGGCGGTGCAGCTCGTACTGCATGCTGCGGCCGCCGAGGGAGACCCGGCGCAGCAGCTCGGCGTCCGACAGTGCGTTCAGCACGTCATAGACGGCCTGCCGGGAGACGGTGCCCAGACGTTCGCGGACCTGCCGGGCGATGACCTCGGCGTCGGCATGGGGATGAGCGGCAACCGCGTCCAGCGTCGCGAGCCGCGGAGCGGTCACGCGAAGTCCGGCACCTCGCAGGGCGGAGGTGTGGTCGATGCTCGGCATGGCTCGATGCTATCCGCTTTTCTGGACTTGTTCAAGAAACGGAAGTGTTCTGGAGGGACCGAGGAACGGTGAGGACGACCGATCCATCGATCGATCGTCACTCTGCCGCTGGGACGCTCCCGCCATCCCACTGGCGGCACCCGACCACTTGATCGGTTGCCGGGAGGCCACCACCGATAGTCTGTCGCGGTCGCTTCGCAGTGTCCTCGAAATCCATGGCGAGGCGACCCCTGGGAAGGGACGCCTTCATCCTTCTACGGCGGGATGAGGGCATCTGCCACGGGCAGCACGTCCGGTCATGGGTCACCGTCGACACGGCCGGACACGACGAAGCGCCCCCGCTCAGCTCTCGCTGGGCGGGGGCGATCTCTCTGATTCGCGCTGACCTCGTCCATTGTCAGATTTCGCGCGCCCGTCCAGGCACTCTTATCCGCGTCAGCCGTGAATGGCGAGGCGGTGGACTCGCGCGTCCCCGACGTCCATCGCCTCGCCGATCTCCATGCGATCGAGGCACCAGCGCAGGTGCCAATGCGGCTCACGGTCGGCGTTCGCGTACCCCTCCTCGAGGAGGTAGTCGGCTGCCGGCCCGGTCGAGGGGAACTCGCCTTCCCCGTCGGGAGTCTCGACGGCGAACTCAGCTGTGGTGGTCATGGTGCGAAGCCTAGATCGCGGACGGGCCCTGACCAATGCGCTCTGATCCGGCACGCTGGACCCCGACGACGGGAGGACAGCAAGCGATGAGCACCGCGGGCGAACGCCTCGAGGCAACTGTATGGCTCGACGCCAGGAACCCGGACCTCCCCGCGGCACGTCGCACCGCTTTCTATACGGCCGTCGACGAGTACTACACGCAGCACCCGATCGCGGACCCGCGCCCCCAGGCGCTCGACATTCTGAAGCAAGATGCTCGTGTCTTCGCCGAGATCCTCGACTCCATCCTCGGCAAGGATCAGCCACCGACTGATCAGGTGGCGCCGGTCACCCCGTGTGCACGATGAACACACGATGAATGCCATCGACCCCACCGAGCTGCTGCTGGGTGGGGTCTATCAAGTCTGTGGCCTGTGGAGCCGCCTGCCGGAATCGAACCGGCGACCTATTCATTACGAGTGAATCGCTCTACCGACTGAGCTAAGGCGGCGTTCCCGCCGGTCACGCGGCGGACCGCATCACTGTACGGGACGCGAGGCGGCGGGCGCAAAGCGATCGGGAGCGATCCCCATCACGCCCCGTCGTCCGATGCCCTCACGTACCCGGCGCCCGCTCAGCAGGTGAAGCCGTCCTCGGGCACCGTGTCCTCGAGGAGGTAGGCGTCGACCTGCTCCTCGATGCAGCCGCCGGAGCGCCCGTAGGCGGTGTGGCCGTTGCCCTCGAAGGTCATGTGCACGCCGCTGTCCAGCTGCTCGGCGAGGCCGACGGACCACTCGTACGGCGTGGCCGGGTCGCCGGTCGTGCCGATCACGAGGATGGGATCCGCGCCCTCGGCAGAGATCGGGGCGGGCTCGCGCAGCGGCGGGACGGGCCACTGGGCGCAGCCGTCCCCGCCCATCACGGGGCCGAAGGTCGGGAACTCCTCGGCCAGGCGCTCGGCCTCCTGCTCCTGCCACTGCTCGTCCGCGATGCCGGGATGATCCAGACAGTTGATGGCGGTGATCGCGTAGGTGGCGTTCGTGCGATAGGACCCGTCGTCCTGTCGACCGGCGGACTGGTCGGCGAGGTTCAGCAGCGCCTCGCCGTCCCCGTTCATCCCCGCGGTGAGGGCGTCGCGACCGGTCGGCCAGAGCTCGTCGCCGTACATCAGCATCAGCACGGCGGAGCGCGCGAGCGCGCCGGTCAGCGGGCGGTCCGGGTCGCCGGTGTCCAGGGGGTTCTCGTCGACGGCGGCGAAGAAGGCCTGCAGCTGCTGCTTCCCCTCCTCGACATCACCCTTGAGCGGGCAGGAATCGGCGTTCTCGAGGCAGTCCTCGACGAAAGCGCTGGTCGCCTTCTCGAAACCCTCGGCCTGCCCGGCCGTGAGCTCGTCCATGGTGATCGTGGGGTCGATCGCCCCGTCGAGCACGAAGTGCCCCACCCGATCGGCGTACAGATCCGCGTAGGTCGACCCGAGATAGGTGCCGTAGGAGTACCCGAAGTAGTCGAGCTTCTCGGAATCCAGGGCCGCGCGGAGCACGTCCATGTCCCGCGCGGTGGAGTAGGTGTCGAGGTAGGGCAGCACGTCGCCGGAGTTCGCCTCGCAGGCCTCGGCGATCTTCGCGCCCCACTTCTGGGACATCTCCTCGGCCTCGGCAGTGCCCGGCTCCGCGGTCTCGGCGCGGTACTGGTCGGTCTCCTCGTCGCTGAGGCACTCGATCCCGGCGGAGCGCGACACGCCCCGCGGGTCGAAGCCGACCACGTCGTAGGCACTGCGCACCTCCGGGGAGAACAGGTACGGGACCGACTCCAGGAAGTCCACGCCGGAGCCGCCGGGACCGCCCGGGTTGACCACGAGGGACCCGGCGTCCTGCTCGCTGCCGGCCAGGCGACCGACCGCGATCTCGATGTCGCCCTGGGAGGGGTCGTCCCACGCCAGCGGGACGGTGATCGTCCCGCACTCGGCGTCCTCGGCCATGAGGTCCTCGCACGGCCCCCACTCGATGTCCTGCTCGTAGTACTCGGCGTACGCCGGATCCGAGGCGGGGTCCGAGGGCAGGTCCTGGGCGGCGGAGGTGCCGAGGTCGTCGAGCGGAAGATCCGCCTGCTCACCCGGCGCGTGCTGACCCGCACCGCTCTCCTCCTCCGAGGCCGAGGGGGATTCCTGCTCGCCGCCGAGGTCGGTGCATCCGCTCAGCAGCAGGACGGTCCCCGCTGCTGCCGCGGTCAGTCGGGTCAGCGTCCGTCGCGACAGAGCGGCG encodes the following:
- a CDS encoding DNA glycosylase AlkZ-like family protein codes for the protein MARATTIDRDAWLGYRWARHGLGGDAVNGDLDDLLVLGVQGNRQSRGEHALSQRVEHVRDTAVADAITPEGPLVCLWSVRGAPHAHRAEQLDLVRDALEPSASDDGGPEFVRAVDDVAEALAGIVTPGMSKGEASRRVSDSVAPSLVTWCARCRARHVDDEVFRAAGRRAQIVLGSEGRTTTLSPKPIVTQESVESPRERLLATFFRVNGPLTRTIYREWNHAGVHSVGRSWEDLGDELVRVQVGSARYDLPGSLLPLMDAAPSARGVALVPSNDPYLRQTDRALLVPEAGRRKKVFTALSGPGALLVDGEIAGIWRYRRSAAEVTIELFDPVHAAQKTAAEARAAAMASSTGDDSPTVIWS
- a CDS encoding Fur family transcriptional regulator, producing MPSIDHTSALRGAGLRVTAPRLATLDAVAAHPHADAEVIARQVRERLGTVSRQAVYDVLNALSDAELLRRVSLGGRSMQYELHRHDNHHHLVCRECGRLEDVPCAIGEAPCLIPHDDHGFEIEIADVVYRGVCSECRAAKTASSATPAAVPTGAPAPSETTAHRTPETP
- a CDS encoding alpha/beta hydrolase, which produces MTLAALSRRTLTRLTAAAAGTVLLLSGCTDLGGEQESPSASEEESGAGQHAPGEQADLPLDDLGTSAAQDLPSDPASDPAYAEYYEQDIEWGPCEDLMAEDAECGTITVPLAWDDPSQGDIEIAVGRLAGSEQDAGSLVVNPGGPGGSGVDFLESVPYLFSPEVRSAYDVVGFDPRGVSRSAGIECLSDEETDQYRAETAEPGTAEAEEMSQKWGAKIAEACEANSGDVLPYLDTYSTARDMDVLRAALDSEKLDYFGYSYGTYLGSTYADLYADRVGHFVLDGAIDPTITMDELTAGQAEGFEKATSAFVEDCLENADSCPLKGDVEEGKQQLQAFFAAVDENPLDTGDPDRPLTGALARSAVLMLMYGDELWPTGRDALTAGMNGDGEALLNLADQSAGRQDDGSYRTNATYAITAINCLDHPGIADEQWQEQEAERLAEEFPTFGPVMGGDGCAQWPVPPLREPAPISAEGADPILVIGTTGDPATPYEWSVGLAEQLDSGVHMTFEGNGHTAYGRSGGCIEEQVDAYLLEDTVPEDGFTC
- a CDS encoding catalase codes for the protein MTDFDPKIPSTTESGAPRESDAHSLSIGADGPLLLHDANLVEKLARFDRERVPERSPHAKGSGAFGVLEVTEDVSKYTKADLFQPGRKTPMVQRFSTVAGELGSPDTWRDVRGFSMKFYTQEGNYDLVGNNTPVFFVRDPMKFPDFIHSQKRLPDSGLRSNTMQWDFWTSVPESAHQVTYVMGDRGLPKSWRHMNGYGSHTYMWINESGEKFWVKYHFHTDQGMEFLSNEEADRLAGVDGDYHRRDLFESIAQGDFPSWTLSVQVIPYEDAKTYRFNIFDLTKTVPHSDYPLIKVGTVTLNENPTNHFAQIEQAAFSPSNTVPGIGLSPDKMLLGRSFSYPDAQRNRIGTNFNQLPVNRPIVPTNSYDKEGAMEFFHSGDQPVYAPNSYGRKYQNEQGPVDNGWEADGEMVRAAYSLHAEDGDFVQPGIMVREVLDDASRERLVETVSGGLSTVEEPVLSNAIQYWKNIDQNIGERIEKAIGTVAADDQPGGDPLDA